A genome region from Dickeya dadantii NCPPB 898 includes the following:
- the recB gene encoding exodeoxyribonuclease V subunit beta yields the protein MTARALPSPLDVLRFPLAGSRLIEASAGTGKTFTIAMLYVRLVLGHGGEQAFSRPLNPPDILVVTFTDAATRELRDRIRARLAQAAAYFQPDGKDDAVDPLLGELRADYPPEQWPDCARKLQLAAEWMDEAAVSTIHSWCNRMLGEHAFDSGSLFNQTLETDQSDLLLEVVRDYWRTFFFPLDARDVLELRDSWPSPEHFYRSVTPLLEYADEIGIDELPAQIFSAVREEKTRRLSALKAPWPQWCVELRDLLNDAVAQKKANGHKLQARYFEPWLDKLHHWATSDETTLDIGTGWTRLTPQGLRECWKVPEEAPQHPALTAMETLPQQLSELPEPRSQLLRHACRWVSQRFRHEQESRAQMGFQDLLTRLDAALRSDNGERLAQRIRRQFPVAMIDEFQDTDPLQYRIFDTLYRVADNDPQQGLILIGDPKQAIYAFRGADIYTYLRARRDTDGRHYTLGTNFRSTQAMVGAVNQVFMQAENRADGAGAFLFRQPDGDNPVPFLPVQANGRDEAWVLDGADAAALTCWTLATDEPLSSAEYRQRMAAGCAREMVRLLQLGGQGRAGFAVPGQPLRPVKPGDMAVLVNTGREAMAVRAQLSARGVRSVYLSDRESVFDSPQAGELHCWLAACADPENDRLLRAALATPALGLSWQALDRLNHDEQEWERRVMQFDHYQRCWQQQGVLPMLRRLMWDFDVPRRLLAADNTRALTDMLHLSELLQQASVHLDGEHALIRYLAEQRQADNPGGDTLKLRLESDADLVKVVTVHKSKGLEYPLVFLPFACAFRTVSHRDVPLKFHDDDAKPRLELIASDEAVQRADHERLGEDLRKFYVALTRARYAMWLGMAPLKELEKSAPGYLLGAGEPLEPAQLTQQLSTWCGADSQIAPLPETDDAVYRAELHTPALGQEPPLPDMRSHRWRITSYSGLQLAPEGHYREFREPAAGDEPEVQSAKQETFSEPQASTERLPPLPSGFDMYSFPRGAAPGSFLHGLLEWAGKEGFALLAADRPRVEDQVARRCNRQGWTQWIPMLTDWLMTLLSQPLALPTQPGSAVSLAGLTQYQVEMEFWFALNQVDTQILDQQVRAATLAGEPRAALMREQLNGMLKGFIDLVFEHQGRYYVLDYKSNWLGADAADYDPPRMASDMLDHRYDLQLALYLFALHRLLKSRLPDYDYDRHVGGALYLFLRGSQAPGGGVCAERPDRSLIEALDRLFSGETEATA from the coding sequence ATGACGGCGCGTGCGTTACCTTCTCCGCTGGATGTGCTGCGCTTTCCGCTCGCCGGTAGCCGGCTGATCGAAGCCAGCGCCGGCACCGGCAAAACCTTCACCATCGCCATGCTGTATGTGCGGCTGGTGTTGGGGCACGGCGGCGAGCAGGCGTTCTCTCGCCCGCTCAATCCGCCGGACATTCTGGTGGTGACCTTTACCGATGCCGCCACCCGCGAGCTGCGCGACCGTATTCGCGCCCGGCTGGCGCAGGCGGCCGCTTACTTTCAGCCGGATGGCAAGGATGACGCGGTCGATCCGCTGCTGGGCGAACTGCGCGCCGACTACCCGCCGGAACAGTGGCCGGACTGCGCGCGCAAATTGCAGCTGGCCGCTGAATGGATGGACGAAGCGGCGGTGTCCACCATCCACAGCTGGTGTAATCGGATGCTGGGCGAACACGCCTTTGACAGCGGCAGCCTGTTTAACCAGACGCTGGAAACCGACCAGAGCGATTTGCTGCTGGAGGTGGTGCGCGATTACTGGCGCACGTTCTTTTTTCCGCTTGATGCCCGCGATGTGCTGGAACTGCGCGATAGCTGGCCGTCGCCGGAACACTTTTATCGCAGCGTGACGCCGCTGCTGGAGTACGCCGACGAGATTGGCATCGACGAGCTGCCCGCGCAGATTTTCAGCGCGGTCCGTGAAGAAAAAACGCGCCGTCTGAGCGCGCTGAAAGCGCCCTGGCCGCAGTGGTGCGTCGAGTTGCGCGACCTGTTGAACGACGCGGTGGCACAGAAAAAGGCGAATGGTCATAAGCTGCAGGCCCGCTATTTCGAGCCGTGGCTGGACAAACTGCACCACTGGGCCACCAGCGATGAGACGACGCTGGATATCGGCACCGGCTGGACGCGGCTGACCCCGCAAGGGTTGCGGGAGTGCTGGAAAGTGCCGGAAGAGGCGCCGCAGCATCCGGCCTTGACCGCGATGGAGACGTTGCCGCAGCAGCTGAGCGAATTACCGGAGCCGCGCAGTCAGTTACTGCGGCACGCCTGCCGTTGGGTCAGCCAGCGGTTTCGCCACGAGCAGGAGAGCCGGGCGCAAATGGGGTTTCAGGACCTGCTGACCCGGCTGGATGCCGCGCTGCGCAGCGACAACGGCGAACGGCTGGCGCAGCGTATTCGCCGTCAATTCCCGGTGGCGATGATCGACGAGTTTCAGGACACCGATCCGCTGCAATACCGCATTTTCGATACCCTTTACCGGGTGGCGGACAACGACCCGCAGCAAGGGCTGATTCTGATCGGCGACCCGAAACAGGCGATTTACGCGTTTCGCGGCGCCGATATCTATACCTATTTGCGCGCCCGCCGCGATACCGACGGGCGGCATTACACGCTGGGCACTAACTTCCGATCCACCCAGGCGATGGTCGGCGCCGTCAATCAGGTGTTCATGCAGGCGGAAAATCGTGCCGACGGCGCGGGGGCGTTTCTGTTTCGTCAGCCGGACGGCGACAATCCGGTGCCGTTTTTACCGGTGCAGGCCAACGGCCGCGACGAGGCGTGGGTGCTGGACGGCGCTGACGCCGCGGCGTTGACCTGCTGGACGCTGGCGACGGACGAACCGCTGTCGTCGGCGGAATACCGCCAGCGCATGGCTGCCGGCTGCGCCCGCGAAATGGTGCGGCTGCTGCAACTCGGCGGGCAAGGCCGGGCCGGTTTTGCCGTACCGGGGCAGCCGCTGCGCCCGGTCAAACCGGGGGATATGGCGGTGCTGGTCAATACCGGGCGCGAAGCGATGGCGGTGCGGGCGCAACTTTCCGCCCGTGGCGTGCGCAGCGTGTATCTGTCGGACCGGGAGTCGGTGTTCGACAGTCCGCAGGCCGGCGAACTGCACTGCTGGCTGGCGGCCTGCGCCGACCCAGAGAACGATCGGCTGCTGCGCGCCGCGCTGGCGACCCCAGCGCTGGGGCTGAGCTGGCAGGCGCTCGACCGCTTAAACCACGACGAGCAGGAGTGGGAACGCCGGGTGATGCAATTTGACCACTACCAGCGCTGCTGGCAACAGCAAGGCGTGTTGCCGATGCTGCGGCGGCTAATGTGGGATTTCGATGTGCCGCGCCGGCTGCTGGCCGCCGATAATACCCGCGCGCTGACCGATATGCTGCACCTGTCGGAATTGCTGCAACAGGCCAGCGTGCATCTGGACGGCGAGCACGCGCTGATCCGCTATCTGGCGGAGCAGCGCCAGGCGGATAACCCCGGCGGCGACACCCTGAAACTGCGGCTGGAAAGCGATGCCGATCTGGTGAAGGTGGTCACCGTCCACAAGTCCAAAGGGCTGGAGTATCCGCTGGTGTTTCTGCCGTTTGCCTGTGCGTTTCGCACCGTCAGCCACCGGGACGTGCCGCTGAAATTTCATGATGATGACGCGAAGCCGCGCCTTGAGTTGATTGCCAGCGACGAGGCGGTGCAGCGTGCCGACCATGAGCGGCTGGGCGAGGACCTGCGTAAATTTTATGTGGCGCTGACCCGCGCCCGCTACGCCATGTGGCTTGGCATGGCGCCGCTGAAAGAGCTGGAGAAAAGCGCGCCTGGTTACCTGCTCGGCGCCGGCGAACCGCTGGAACCGGCGCAACTGACGCAACAACTGTCGACCTGGTGCGGCGCGGACAGCCAGATTGCGCCGTTGCCGGAGACGGATGACGCTGTCTATCGCGCCGAGCTGCATACGCCGGCGTTGGGGCAGGAGCCGCCGTTGCCGGATATGCGCAGTCACCGCTGGCGTATCACCAGCTATTCCGGTTTACAACTGGCACCGGAAGGGCATTACCGCGAGTTTCGTGAACCTGCTGCGGGCGACGAGCCCGAAGTGCAGAGCGCGAAGCAGGAAACCTTTAGCGAACCGCAGGCGTCGACGGAGCGTCTGCCGCCGTTGCCGTCCGGCTTCGACATGTACAGTTTTCCACGCGGCGCGGCACCGGGCAGTTTTCTGCACGGCCTGCTGGAGTGGGCCGGGAAAGAGGGCTTCGCCTTGCTGGCGGCGGATCGGCCCCGGGTGGAGGATCAGGTGGCGCGGCGCTGTAACCGGCAAGGCTGGACGCAGTGGATACCGATGCTCACCGACTGGTTGATGACGCTGCTTAGCCAGCCACTGGCGTTGCCGACGCAACCCGGCAGCGCAGTCTCGCTGGCCGGGCTGACGCAGTATCAGGTGGAAATGGAGTTCTGGTTTGCGCTCAATCAGGTCGACACCCAGATATTGGATCAACAGGTCAGGGCCGCCACGCTGGCGGGTGAACCGCGTGCGGCGCTGATGCGTGAACAGCTTAACGGCATGCTGAAAGGGTTTATCGATTTGGTGTTTGAACATCAGGGGCGCTACTACGTGCTGGACTACAAATCCAACTGGCTGGGGGCGGACGCCGCCGACTATGACCCACCGCGTATGGCGAGCGACATGCTGGATCACCGTTACGATCTGCAACTGGCGCTGTATCTGTTCGCGCTGCACCGCTTGCTGAAATCCCGCCTGCCGGATTACGACTACGACCGTCACGTCGGCGGCGCGTTATACCTGTTCCTGCGCGGCAGTCAGGCGCCGGGCGGCGGCGTGTGCGCCGAGCGGCCGGACCGATCGCTGATTGAGGCGCTGGATCGCCTGTTTAGCGGCGAAACGGAGGCGACGGCATGA
- a CDS encoding YceI family protein, whose protein sequence is MMRIIPAVAVGLLISSTLHATPLNYTISTNKTAIALSWRAFGDTSQAHLDGVTGDVTLDSAKETDDRIEVKIPVATLEASNSLLTYQLKSGMFFDAKHYPWIVFTSNRVVAQGHGHFRVFGSLSVKNIQRPVVLETTLEEYTGASPTGGTLFLHATTAISRSAFDMDRFMALVDDRVAINIDIQAQVRRAL, encoded by the coding sequence ATGATGCGCATCATTCCCGCAGTGGCCGTTGGGCTGCTGATAAGTTCAACGCTACACGCCACTCCCCTCAACTACACTATTTCAACGAATAAGACCGCCATTGCGTTGTCATGGCGCGCATTTGGCGATACCTCACAGGCGCATCTGGATGGCGTAACGGGGGACGTCACACTGGATTCCGCGAAGGAAACCGATGATCGCATTGAAGTGAAAATCCCCGTTGCTACGCTTGAAGCGTCCAACTCCCTGCTGACCTACCAGTTGAAAAGCGGTATGTTTTTTGACGCAAAACACTATCCCTGGATTGTTTTCACCAGCAATAGGGTTGTGGCGCAAGGGCATGGCCACTTTCGGGTGTTTGGTTCGCTGTCGGTAAAAAACATTCAGCGACCCGTCGTTCTGGAAACCACGCTGGAGGAATATACGGGCGCATCGCCGACCGGGGGGACGTTGTTTCTTCATGCGACAACCGCTATTTCACGTTCGGCCTTTGATATGGATCGGTTTATGGCGCTGGTGGATGACCGGGTCGCGATTAACATTGATATTCAGGCGCAGGTCCGGCGCGCATTATGA
- the recD gene encoding exodeoxyribonuclease V subunit alpha: MNITRYDELTLLLDQWVECGWLRELDRALVRFLHQECPEASPLLLLGAALVSYQLGRGHVCLDLDATLADSGFSLALPPEGDRSENRKIARPAEVLAGVTLSSWQAALQQPQLVSSGEGSTPLVLVGARLYLRRYWRYEQDVRHAITQQLTQNDALRAAITPAALRQRLDALFPATAAGSANWQKLACALAAGSAFSIITGGPGTGKTTTVVKLLALLQSLAMEQHGKPLRIRLAAPTGKAAARLNESIAGAIAGLTLDGLAQGEVIREHINSEVVTLHRLLGSRPDTRHFRHHADNPLMLDVLVVDEASMVDLEMMAALLAAMPARSRLILLGDKDQLASVEAGALMGELCQRAAQGHYLPQTRDWLREVAGDAPDDSLLDPQGSALDQSIAMLRHSYRFGADSGIGQLAEAVNAGDAAALASVWRQGYADLARLTLTANDNRALREWVIDGAADRFGAQPAAAAPVGYGNYLRRMASTRPALTAPQSEFDIWAAQILDAFGQFQLLCALRNGPWGVDSMNGRIAQLLYRDGLLAAWQGWYPGRPVMVTRNDYSQRLMNGDIGITLQVPLLQPDGSWGWATRVAFPAGDGSSGIRWVLPGRLPAVETVFAMTVHKSQGSEFAHTALLLPDSLSPILTRELVYTGITRAKHAFSLGCVGKHSTVLAEAVDRRVLRVSGLVE, translated from the coding sequence ATGAACATAACCCGTTATGACGAATTAACCCTGTTGCTGGACCAGTGGGTTGAGTGCGGCTGGTTGCGGGAGCTGGATCGGGCGTTGGTGCGCTTTCTGCATCAGGAGTGCCCGGAGGCGTCGCCCTTGTTGCTGCTGGGCGCGGCGCTGGTCAGCTATCAGCTTGGGCGCGGGCATGTGTGCCTCGATCTGGACGCCACGCTTGCCGACAGCGGGTTTTCATTGGCGCTGCCGCCGGAAGGCGATCGCAGTGAAAATCGTAAGATTGCGCGCCCGGCGGAGGTTCTGGCGGGCGTTACCCTGTCGTCCTGGCAGGCGGCGTTGCAACAGCCGCAACTGGTATCGTCGGGGGAAGGCAGCACGCCGCTGGTGCTGGTCGGCGCGCGTCTGTATCTGCGCCGTTACTGGCGATACGAGCAGGATGTGCGCCACGCCATTACGCAGCAACTGACACAAAACGACGCGCTGCGGGCGGCGATAACGCCAGCGGCGCTGCGCCAGCGGTTGGATGCGCTGTTTCCTGCCACCGCGGCCGGCTCCGCCAACTGGCAGAAACTGGCCTGCGCGCTGGCGGCGGGCAGTGCCTTCAGCATCATCACCGGCGGGCCGGGCACCGGGAAAACCACCACCGTGGTGAAACTGCTGGCGCTGTTGCAGTCGCTGGCGATGGAACAGCACGGCAAGCCGTTGCGGATTCGGCTGGCGGCGCCCACCGGCAAGGCGGCGGCCCGTCTGAACGAGTCGATTGCCGGGGCCATTGCCGGCCTGACGCTGGATGGGCTGGCGCAGGGAGAGGTTATTCGGGAGCATATCAATAGCGAGGTGGTGACCCTGCACCGGTTGCTGGGCAGCCGGCCGGATACCCGGCATTTCCGTCATCACGCCGATAATCCGTTGATGCTGGATGTGCTGGTGGTGGATGAAGCGTCGATGGTGGATCTGGAGATGATGGCGGCGCTGCTGGCGGCGATGCCGGCCCGGTCCCGCCTGATTCTGCTGGGCGATAAAGATCAACTGGCGTCGGTGGAAGCCGGCGCATTGATGGGCGAACTGTGCCAGCGCGCCGCACAAGGGCATTACCTGCCGCAGACCCGCGACTGGTTACGCGAGGTGGCGGGGGACGCGCCGGACGATTCGCTGCTCGACCCGCAAGGCAGCGCGCTGGATCAATCCATCGCCATGCTGCGTCACAGCTACCGCTTTGGCGCTGACAGCGGCATCGGCCAACTGGCGGAGGCGGTGAACGCCGGCGATGCGGCGGCGTTGGCGTCTGTCTGGCGGCAGGGGTATGCCGACCTGGCGCGCCTGACGTTGACGGCGAATGATAACCGCGCGCTGCGTGAATGGGTTATTGACGGCGCCGCCGATCGGTTCGGCGCTCAGCCCGCTGCGGCGGCGCCGGTGGGCTACGGCAACTACCTGAGACGGATGGCCTCGACTCGGCCGGCGCTGACGGCGCCGCAAAGCGAGTTCGACATCTGGGCGGCGCAGATTCTGGATGCCTTCGGCCAGTTCCAACTGTTGTGCGCGTTGCGCAACGGGCCGTGGGGCGTCGACAGTATGAATGGGCGCATCGCCCAACTGCTGTATCGGGACGGCTTGCTGGCGGCCTGGCAAGGCTGGTATCCGGGGCGGCCGGTGATGGTGACCCGCAACGATTATAGCCAGCGGCTGATGAACGGCGATATCGGCATCACCCTACAGGTGCCGCTGCTCCAGCCGGACGGTTCATGGGGGTGGGCGACCAGGGTGGCGTTTCCGGCCGGCGATGGCTCATCGGGTATCCGCTGGGTGCTGCCGGGGCGACTGCCCGCGGTGGAAACGGTGTTCGCCATGACGGTGCACAAATCCCAGGGGTCGGAATTCGCCCACACCGCCTTGCTGCTGCCGGATTCTTTAAGCCCGATCCTGACCCGCGAACTGGTGTACACCGGTATTACCCGCGCCAAACACGCGTTCAGCCTCGGCTGCGTGGGGAAGCACAGCACGGTGCTGGCGGAGGCGGTCGACCGGCGGGTGTTGCGGGTAAGCGGACTGGTGGAATAA
- a CDS encoding anti-sigma factor family protein, which yields MRSTSFIPPYSDEAIVAWLDGEMNDTDAQRFEQELRSDDQLAVRIATLQKSDLAFKEAFEPLLDDAPQARMQHRLEQLLTTTPSAGETSPRTGVSRRSLIAASLSFLVMGSGLGYLARPASAVRSESEKIRDLEARYMSLYSAETLLDMDSASPVLARGLARTAQDIGLHLSEQQLTIQGAELKMVRMLRYDSTSIAQIAWMHADYGPMALCISPDRQQSATSINHEQRHGMHLAWWYAGGYQFVLIGRNPVSQLSDSALRLQTSLT from the coding sequence ATGAGATCAACGAGTTTTATTCCCCCTTACAGCGACGAAGCCATCGTTGCCTGGCTTGACGGTGAGATGAATGACACCGATGCACAGCGGTTCGAACAAGAGCTCAGAAGCGACGATCAACTTGCCGTGCGCATCGCTACGCTGCAGAAAAGCGATCTGGCGTTTAAAGAAGCCTTCGAGCCGTTGCTCGATGACGCGCCCCAGGCCCGCATGCAGCATCGGCTTGAGCAACTGCTAACAACGACGCCCTCGGCGGGAGAAACCTCACCGCGCACCGGGGTTAGCCGCCGTTCGCTGATTGCCGCCTCGCTCAGTTTTCTGGTGATGGGTTCAGGGCTGGGGTATCTGGCGCGCCCGGCCTCGGCGGTGCGTAGCGAGAGCGAGAAAATTCGCGATCTTGAGGCCCGCTACATGTCGCTATACAGCGCGGAAACGCTGCTCGATATGGACAGCGCATCGCCCGTGCTGGCTCGCGGACTGGCGCGTACCGCGCAGGACATTGGGCTACATCTGAGCGAACAGCAGCTTACTATTCAAGGCGCGGAGCTGAAAATGGTACGTATGCTGCGCTACGACAGCACCTCAATCGCACAGATTGCCTGGATGCATGCCGATTACGGGCCGATGGCGTTGTGCATTTCCCCTGATCGTCAACAAAGCGCAACCTCGATCAACCATGAACAGCGACATGGAATGCATCTGGCCTGGTGGTATGCCGGGGGCTATCAGTTCGTATTGATCGGCCGCAATCCCGTCTCGCAGCTTAGCGATAGCGCGCTCAGGTTGCAGACCTCACTGACCTAA
- a CDS encoding diguanylate cyclase: MHTEQSDNNELLLAEWQELVNLTSSDAHELLRDLCEEELRQLVSVFYDYMLQDKKASLYLNTQQVANQLNESMYHWLRSVLGSATESLSALLERQQQVGVIHARIGIPTDLVARGARKLKNELFRLLDRKRNLDAALINQAVCFSSLVIDTAIEAMTTAYSPGYKSAMRDQERYRILSIYDDVNVERERQLGALMNWENQFIYNVATGLPSEEIVLLEKSEFGLWFFHKGRHLFNGPDLLKKLEALIRQVDNRVRETFPHHVENTAIRTQLLRDVRQLVGQVNSILCSMFDELIKFENGKDPLTNLLNRRFIPTIMRREIALAISSGKPFILAMIDIDHFKKINDNYGHETGNLTLKTIATKIYESVRSSDYVFRYGGEEFMVLLVETQTSQAAMIFDSIRQLIAGLYIPATAEKGISVTISVGIAEFDNHPDYQQLIKKADNALYQAKANGRNRIEIFGYSVNSEHSRYLRRLSDREIHLAFTV; encoded by the coding sequence ATGCATACTGAACAAAGTGATAATAATGAATTGCTGCTCGCTGAGTGGCAAGAGCTGGTTAATTTGACGTCTTCTGACGCTCATGAATTATTACGCGATTTATGTGAAGAAGAATTGCGTCAGCTGGTCAGCGTGTTTTACGACTATATGCTTCAGGATAAAAAGGCCAGTCTGTATCTCAATACCCAACAAGTCGCCAACCAACTCAACGAAAGTATGTATCACTGGCTACGTTCGGTATTGGGCAGCGCCACCGAGTCGTTATCGGCATTGCTGGAACGGCAGCAGCAGGTTGGCGTTATTCATGCGCGCATCGGTATTCCGACCGACCTGGTGGCCAGAGGCGCGCGTAAACTGAAAAATGAACTGTTCAGGTTATTGGACAGGAAACGCAACCTGGATGCCGCGCTGATTAATCAGGCGGTCTGTTTTAGCAGTCTGGTTATCGATACCGCGATTGAGGCGATGACCACCGCGTATTCTCCCGGTTACAAAAGCGCGATGCGCGATCAGGAACGCTATCGTATTTTGTCGATTTATGACGATGTGAATGTTGAACGAGAGCGGCAACTTGGCGCATTAATGAATTGGGAAAATCAGTTCATTTATAACGTGGCGACTGGGCTACCGTCTGAAGAGATTGTCCTGCTGGAAAAATCGGAATTTGGTCTGTGGTTTTTTCATAAAGGACGGCATTTGTTCAATGGTCCGGATTTATTGAAAAAGCTGGAGGCATTGATCCGGCAGGTGGATAATCGGGTGAGGGAGACATTTCCCCACCACGTCGAAAATACGGCGATACGCACTCAATTATTACGCGACGTCCGCCAGTTAGTTGGGCAGGTTAATTCAATACTCTGTTCCATGTTTGATGAACTGATTAAATTCGAAAACGGTAAGGATCCGCTGACTAATCTGCTCAATCGCCGCTTTATTCCGACCATTATGCGGCGGGAAATCGCGCTGGCTATCAGCTCGGGAAAGCCGTTTATTCTGGCGATGATTGATATCGATCATTTCAAAAAGATCAATGACAATTACGGGCATGAAACCGGTAATCTGACACTTAAGACAATCGCGACGAAAATATACGAAAGTGTGCGAAGCAGCGATTATGTCTTTCGCTATGGCGGCGAAGAATTCATGGTGCTGCTGGTCGAAACCCAGACGTCGCAAGCCGCCATGATCTTTGATTCGATTCGTCAATTGATCGCCGGGTTATATATTCCGGCAACGGCGGAAAAGGGCATCTCGGTAACCATCAGCGTTGGTATTGCCGAGTTCGATAACCACCCGGATTATCAGCAACTGATCAAAAAGGCCGATAACGCGTTATATCAGGCCAAGGCCAACGGCCGAAACCGTATCGAGATATTCGGATATTCGGTTAACTCAGAACACTCCCGGTATTTGCGCCGTTTGTCCGACCGGGAAATTCATCTGGCGTTTACTGTGTGA